The Deltaproteobacteria bacterium genome segment ACGCCCATGCTCGGCCTGCTCGCGCAGGTGAGCCGCCGGTCACGGGAGGACCTGGCGGCCCAGCATGCGATCGGCCGCCTGCTGCGGCCCGAGGAGATCGCGAACGTGGCGCTCTTCCTCGCCAGCGACGAGTCGTCGGCGATCACGGGGGCGGCGATCGTGGCCGACGGCGGGCTCATGTGCGGGCTCGGGATCACCGGGCTGCCGCCGTACGGCGGCTAGCGGCAACCCCGCGACGGTATCGCGGGACGTGGGCGAAGCTGGTATCAGGGGTCTTTCGCATGGCCATCGCTCCCCGCATCGCGACGGCGGCCACGCCGGCGAAGGCGACGCTCCGCGCGCTGCTCAGCCAGCACGCAACCCGGCTCGGCCTCACGGCCTCCGCCATCGACACGATCGTCGCGCGCTCGCAGATCACGCACTGGCGGCCCGGCCAGCAGATCTTCGCCGCCGACGACGCGCACGACCTCGTCAACTTCCTGGTCGGCGGGGCGGTGAAGGTCCTGTGCCAGGGCCGTCGCGGCGTGCCGGTGCTCGTGCAGATCGCCCGGCCGGGCCAGTTCTTCGGCCTGGCGTCCCTCTTCGATCGCCCCGGCCCGCGGCAGTTCTCGGCGGTCGCGCACGTGCCCGCGGTGGTGGCGATGATGAGTCAGGAGGTCATGAACGGCGTCGTCGCCGGCCTCCCGGCCGGCCGCGCGCTCCAGCTCATGGCGTACAGCTGGCGGGCGCTGTCGCGGCTGCTCTACGAGAAGTGCCTGCTGCTCACCATGCCGCTGAGGGACCGGCTGGTGCACGAGCTCGAGATCCTGGCCCACGACTTCGGGCAGCCGCATCCGGCGGGCGTGCTCATCGATCTGCCCCTCACGCAGGCGGACCTCGCGGAGCTGGTGGTCGGCTCGCGCGCCAAGGTGAGCCGCTGCGTGGCGGATATCCGCCGGGCCGGCAAGCTCGAGATGACGGGTCGCCGGCTCGTCCTGACGCGCCGCTTCGCGCGCCAGCTGAGCCTGTGAGATGTGCCCTCCGGCACACGAGACGCGCTTCGCATGTGTCGTTCGGCACCGCGCCGCGTTCCGGCCCCTGGTTCCGCTTGGTAGAAAATTGCGCCATGGAAGACCTCACGCAAG includes the following:
- a CDS encoding Crp/Fnr family transcriptional regulator — protein: MAIAPRIATAATPAKATLRALLSQHATRLGLTASAIDTIVARSQITHWRPGQQIFAADDAHDLVNFLVGGAVKVLCQGRRGVPVLVQIARPGQFFGLASLFDRPGPRQFSAVAHVPAVVAMMSQEVMNGVVAGLPAGRALQLMAYSWRALSRLLYEKCLLLTMPLRDRLVHELEILAHDFGQPHPAGVLIDLPLTQADLAELVVGSRAKVSRCVADIRRAGKLEMTGRRLVLTRRFARQLSL